A genomic stretch from Falco cherrug isolate bFalChe1 chromosome 1, bFalChe1.pri, whole genome shotgun sequence includes:
- the HIC2 gene encoding hypermethylated in cancer 2 protein produces the protein MELPNHAKQLLLQLNQQRAKGFLCDVIIVVENALFRAHKNILAASSMYFKSLVLHDNLINLDTDMVNPTVFRQILDFIYTGKLLTTDQPGEQNFNALLTAASYLQLHDLAALCRKKLKRNGKSFAGKAGGLGVGRSARSQRLSTASVIQARYSGSNEGLKGSHSKELSKGKLSDDEVFISSSNQENCHSLSRGASKNGGGGSSANGSTGDQELGLDLSKKSPSLPVAASHDDTQHSESQHGSPQSASAPAANSASSFDESGVGAPHSMADSSDPMEMDLSEECHHSLTESSQRKGLRHSSRKKEWIKKDNAFDRKEGGKDRDEGEGLPNGILLGPLSKSVERSLAGAYGADLPYPCKEEVENGKENSDDSGQSESESGGHTSANYVYRQEGFEPVAYGDNLYVCIPCGKGFPSSEQLNAHVETHTEEDLYIKEEGTYGGKDEAEDLSNPNQSYGTESRPFKCSVCEKSYKDPATLRQHEKTHWLTRPFPCNICGKMFTQRGTMTRHMRSHLGLKPFACEECGMRFTRQYRLTEHMRVHSGEKPYECQLCGGKFTQQRNLISHLRMHTSPT, from the coding sequence ATGGAACTGCCAAATCATGCCAAACAACTGCTACTGCAGCTGAACCAGCAACGAGCCAAAGGTTTCCTCTGTGATGTTATCATCGTGGTAGAAAATGCCCTGTTTCGTGCCCATAAGAACAtcctggcagccagcagcatgtATTTCAAATCCCTTGTCCTGCATGACAACCTGATTAACTTAGACACGGACATGGTGAACCCCACCGTGTTCCGGCAGATCTTGGACTTTATTTATACTGGTAAGCTCTTAACGACTGACCAGCCCGGTGAACAGAACTTTAATGCTCTCCTCACCGCAGCAAGCTACCTCCAACTGCACGACCTGGCAGCTCTCTGTAGAAAGAAGCTGAAGCGGAATGGCAAGTCCTTTGCTGGCAAGGCCGGTGGCCTTGGTGTTGGGAGATCTGCCAGGAGTCAGAGACTTTCCACTGCTTCGGTCATCCAAGCTCGCTATTCAGGGTCAAACGAGGGGTTGAAGGGCTCACATTCAAAGGAGCTATCAAAGGGAAAGCTCTCTGATGACGAGGTCTTCATCAGCAGCTCCAACCAAGAGAACTGTCACTCCTTAAGCAGGGGAGCCAGTAAGAACGGCGGTGGGGGCAGCAGTGCAAATGGGAGCACCGGCGACCAGGAGCTAGGCCTCGACCTGTCCAAAAAAAGCCCGTCGCTCCCTGTTGCAGCCTCCCACGATGACACGCAGCACAGCGAAAGCCAGCATGGCTCTCCCCAATCTGCCTCAGCCCCCGCAGCCAACAGTGCCTCATCGTTCGACGAGTCTGGAGTCGGAGCCCCCCACAGCATGGCAGACAGCAGTGACCCCATGGAGATGGATCTGAGCGAAGAGTGCCACCACTCACTGACAGAGAGCAGCCAGCGCAAGGGCCTCCGCCACTCGTCCCGCAAGAAGGAGTGGATCAAGAAAGACAATGCCTTTGACCGAAAGGAGGGGGGCAAAGACAGGGACGAGGGTGAAGGGCTGCCCAATGGTATCCTGCTGGGGCCCTTGTCCAAGTCTGTGGAGCGGAGTCTGGCCGGGGCCTATGGCGCAGACCTACCCTACCCGTGTAAGGAGGAGGTGGAAAATGGTAAGGAGAACAGCGATGACAGCGGCCAGAGTGAGAGCGAGAGCGGCGGGCACACTAGTGCCAACTATGTCTACCGGCAGGAGGGATTTGAGCCAGTGGCCTATGGTGACAACCTGTATGTCTGTATCCCCTGTGGCAAAGGTTTccccagctctgagcagctcaATGCCCATGTGGAGACGCACACTGAGGAAGACCTTTACATCAAGGAGGAAGGCACATATGGCGGCAAGGATGAAGCCGAGGATTTATCCAACCCCAACCAGTCCTACGGCACGGAGTCCCGGCCCTTCAAGTGTTCGGTGTGTGAGAAGAGCTACAAGGATCCAGCCACGCTGCGGCAGCATGAGAAGACTCATTGGCTGACGCGGCCCTTCCCTTGCAACATCTGTGGCAAGATGTTCACGCAGCGGGGCACCATGACACGGCACATGCGCAGCCACTTGGGGCTCAAGCCCTTTGCTTGCGAGGAATGCGGGATGCGCTTTACCCGGCAGTACCGACTGACAGAGCATATGCGTGTCCACTCAGGAGAAAAACCTTACGAATGTCAACTGTGTGGTGGGAAATTCACCCAGCAGCGCAATCTGATCAGCCACCTGCGAATGCATACCTCTCCCACATAA